CTTCACGGCCGCGTAGGTGGCGTTCCAGCCGTTCTTCTGCCAGTCCGGCGTCAGGTCCTCGATCAGTCCGCGCTTGGCGAAATAGGCGAGCCGCTCGCCGTTGTTCCAGCTCACCACGTCGGGCGGGTCGGTCGCGAGCCAGCCGGACATCTGCACCTTGAACGCCTCCTCGCCGATATAGCTGACCTTCAGGTCGATGTCGGGATTGGCCTTGCGGAACTGCTCGAAGGTGTTCTGCCATGTCGCGCGCTGGTTGCCGCGCGCGGCGACGTTGACCTTCAGCGTGCCCGCATCGGCCGCGCCGGACGCGGCCAGCGCGGCGACGGTCGTCAGGGTGAGCAGCAGCTTGCTGGTGCGAAATCTCATCGTTGTCTCCTGGTTTTTGCCTTGTATGGGCCGCGCGCGGGAGGCGCGGCGAATCGATGTGCCGCTAGGCGAACGCCGGCTGCGCCTGCACCGCCGGTAGCGCCGCGCCGGTCTCGTCGAACAGATGGCAGTGTTCGACCGGCAATTGCAGCGCATGCCGCTCGCCGCGCCGCAGCGCGGCCTGTCCGGGCAGCTTCGCGAGCAGCGACGTGCCGCCGGGCTGGTCGAGGTGGACATAGGCGGCCTCGCCGAGTTGCTCGACGAGCGCGACCTCGCGCACGATCGACGGCGCGTCCGGGGCGCTGCCCGTCCCGATCGCGAGGTGTTCCGGCCGAATGCCGACGGTCAGCGGCGTGCCCGCCGCCATGCCGCGCGGCAGCGCGCGGCCTCGCAGCGTGAGCCGCTCCGAGGTGCCGGCGAGCACCAGCCGGCAGGCATCCGGATCGTTCGATTCGACGGCCGCCGGCAGGAAGTTCATCCGCGGCGAGCCGATGAATCCCGCCACGAAGCGGTTCGCCGGCCGGTGATACAGCTCGAGCGGCGCGCCCACCTGCGCGATGCTGCCGAAGCGCGCGACATCGTCGCCCGCGTGCAGCAGCACGACCTTGTCGGCGAGCGTCATCGCCTCGATCTGGTCGTGCGTCACGTAGATCGAACTCGATTGCCCGAAGCGCGCGTGCAGGCGTGCAATTTCCACGCGGGTCTGGCCGCGCAGCGTCGCATCGAGGTTCGACAGCGGCTCGTCGAACAGGAACACGCGCGGCTCGCGCACGATCGCGCGGCCGATCGCGACGCGCTGCCGCTGGCCGCCCGACAGCGCCTTCGGCCTGCGATCGAGCAGCGCCTCGAGTTGCAGCACGCGCGCGGCCTCGGTCACGCGCCGGCGGATTTCATCCTTCGGCACGCCGGCGATGCGCAGGCCGAAGCCGATGTTGTCGAACACCGTCATGTGCGGAAACAGCGCGTAGCTCTGAAACACCATCGCGACGCCGCGCTCGGCCGGCGGCGTGTCGTTCATCCGCTCGCCGCCGATGCGCAGCTCGCCTTCGCTCACTTCCTCGAGCCCGGCGATCATGCGCAGCAAGGTCGACTTGCCGCAACCCGACGGCCCGAGGAACACGCAGAACTCGTGCGACGCGATCTCCAGGTTCACGTCGCGCAGCACCGGCGCATGGTCGCCGTAGCGCTTGGATACATCCTTCAATGAAATGGCAGTCATCACGGGCCTCCGTCTGCGTCACGCAGCACCGTGAATGAAATTTAACCGCTTAAATTTTTGTAGCGCCAAGCGCCGGATTCGCCGTACCATGATGTCTCCTGTCCATCGGCGTCGAGGGTGCCCACGCGTGCTTTGCGCGTCAGGCCGCGATCGATCCGCCGAAATGCTTGTTCGGGGTGTGTCGAGAAATTAGCGCACCGACCTTCACTGTGCAACTTGTGGAACGCCATCCCAATATATGCGCGCAGTTTCGTTTTCGTCAACCCTGACCCTCCTGCCGGCCGCGGCCGACCAGCGCCGATGGTGACGCTCGCCGAAGTCGCGCGCCGCGCGAACGTGACGGCCGCGACCGTCTCGAACGTGCTGCGCAACCCGCAGAAGGTGAAGACGTCCACCGTCGAGCGCGTGATGGCCGCCATCCGTGAGCTCGGCTACCGGCCGAACCTCACGGCTCGCGCGCTGGCCGAAGGCCGCACGCCGACGCTCGCGCTGATGCTGTCGAACATCACCAACCCGTTCTATCCGGAGTTCGTGCTGGCGGCCGAGCGCGAGGCGCGCAAGCGCGGCTACTACCTGCTCGTCACGAACACCGACGACGACCCCGCGATCACGCGCAGTTACCTGGAGCGGATTGCCGGCACGCTCGCGGCCGGCGCGATCGTGATGAACACCGATCTCGCCGAAGCCGAGCTGGCCGACCTCTCGCGCCACGGCGCAGCCATCGTGCTGTGCATGTGGGAGCACCTGCCGGCGTCGCACACGCTGCCCTGCGTGACGGTCGACTTCGCGGCGGCCGGTGCGCTGGCCGCCGCGCACCTGTCCGAGCTGCGGCACCGGCGCTTCGGCGCGCTGGTGGGCAAGGGCTCGGGCGGCCCGCAGTCGGTGCGGCTGCGCGGCTTCGTCGATGCGCTGCTGGCGCGCGGCCACGCCGAAGGCGCGGTCACGACGCTGTCGACGCACGATTCGATCGAGGGCGGCTATGAAGCGACCATGACGCTGCTGCGCGCGCATCCGGAGCTGACCGCGCTGTTCGCGACCAACGACCTGATGGCGATCGGCGCGTTGCAGGCGGCGGCCGACCTGGGCCGGCGCGTGCCCGCCGACCTGTCGGTGGTCGGCATGACGGATACCCAGCTCGCACACCAGTTCCGTCCCGCGCTGACGACGGTGCGGTTCCCGACGCCGTTGATCGCCGCGCATGCGATCGCCACGGCGCTCGAGATGATCGAGGGCGAGCTGCCAGGCGCAAGCACGCGCGTGTGCGGCACACCGGAGCTCGTGGTCAGGGAGTCCACGGCCGTCGCGCCGGCACGCCGCAAGGCGGCATCGGCGCGACGCCCGAATTGAAGCGATGGCGCCCGGCCGCGGTCGTCGGCTGCACGGCCCGGCGGCGGCCGGCGCCTCGCCCCGAGCCTGCGCGAGATCGAAGCGCTGCCTCCGGCAAGCTGCGCTTGCACGACCCGATCCATGGATCGCCGGCGGGTCCGCCGCTCGCCCGAAGTCGAAGGCTGCGCGATCTCATACCTGCCCTGTCCAGCGCATGCGAAACGACCTCGATGCCGCAGTCACGGCGGCCGGCGATCGCGCCGCGCATCGAAACCGCCGCATGCGGACGATGGCCGGCGCGCCTGCGATGGGCCGGTCACGGTGTTCGGCCTGCGGCCCGCTCCATCGCGCGCCGCAGCGCCGCGTAGACGGCCGGCCGGTTGCTCTGCGAGACGTTGAACCGCAGATGGCGCGTGGCCGTGCGCGAGACGCTGAACACGTTGCCGGGCGCGAGCACCACGCCGTCGTCGAGCGCATGGCGCGCCACCAAGGCCGCGTCGAGTCCCGCCGGCAGTTCGGCCCACAGGAACATTCCCGCCTGCGGCCGAATCCGCACCTCGAGCCCGGCCGCCCCGAGCTGGCGCAGCGTCTCGCCCATCGCGTCGCCGAGCCGCGCACGCAGGCCGTCGAGATGACGCCGATAGCTGCCGTCCACCAGCAGCCGGTGGACCACCGCCGGGTTCAGCCCGCCGTTGCCGAAGGTCGTCGCGAGCTTCAGGTCGATCAGCGGATCGATCCACTCGCGCCGCGCGGCCAGGTAGCCGCAGCGCACGGCCGCCGACAGCGTCTTCGAGAAGCTGCCGATCGAGACCACGCGCTGCAGGCCGTCGAACGCCGCGAGCCGTGGCGCCGGCTCGGCTTCGAAGTCCGCGAAGATGTCGTCCTCCACGATCAGCACGTCGTGCTCGGCGGCCAGCGTCAGCACGCGGTGCGCCACGGCCGGCGCGAGCGCCGCGCCGGTCGGATTGTGGAGCGCCGAGTTCGTCACGTACAGGCGCGGCCGGTGCTCGGCCAGCACGCGCGCGAATTCGGCCGGGTCCGGCCCGTTCGCCGTATAGCGCACGCCCACCAGTTGCACGCGGTGCGCGCGCAGCAGGGCCTGGAAGTTGAAATAGCAGGGATCGTCGACCACCACGGTGTCGCCGGGCTCCAGCAGCAGCCGGCAGACGAGGTCGAGCGCATGCGTGCCGCCGTCGGTCAGCAGGATCTGGTCGGGCGGCGCGTCGATGCCGTGCTGCGCGAGCCGCCAGCCCAGTTGCTGGCGCAGGGCCGGCAGGCCGCGCGGCGCGCCGTAGTCGGCCAGGTCGGCCCGCGCGTCGCGCGCGACCGCGCGCAGGGCCCGGCGCATGCCGTCGTCGGGCAGCCACGACGCGGGCAGCCAGCCGCAGCCCGGCTTCAGCACGTCGCCGCCGCTTTCGAGCGACTGGCGCGTGAGCCACAGCGGATCGAGTTCGCGATCGAGGCGCGGGCCGACCTCGGCGAGCGCGAACGGCGGCGCGTGGCCCGCCACGAAGAATCCGGCGCCGCGCCGCGCGGCCAGCGTGCCGTCGGCGACGAGCCGGTCGTAGGCATCGACCACGGTGGATTTGGACACGCCGCAGTTCTCGGCCATCGCCCGGATCGACGGCACGCGCGCGCCCGGCCCGAGCGTGCGGCCCGCGATCCGGGCGCGCAACGCCGCCATCACGTGCGCGACGCGCGTCCCGCCGGCCGGCGCCGGCGCGGGCGCCCCCACCGGCATCTCGCCGCGATTCACCGCCATCTGTACGGCTCCATGATCAGTACAGTTTCCTCGAATTGTGCTGCTGCATAGCTTAACCCGCCGGTGGCCGCATGGGATGCTCGGTGTTTCCCCCTTTCGCCTCCCCACGCATCCATGCAGACCTCCACGCAAGGCTGGCTCAACGGTTTTCTCGGCGTCGTGATCTTCAGCGGCTCGCTGCCGGCCACGCGCATCGCCGTCCACGGCTTCGATCCGGTGTTCCTGACGCTCGCGCGCGCCGCGATCGCGGGCCTGCCGGCGATGCTGCTGCTGGCCGCGTTCCGCCAGCCGCGCCCGGCGCGCGCCGATCTGGTGCCGCTCGTGATCGTCGCGCTCGGCGTGGTGGTCGGCTTCCCGCTGCTGACGGCGCTGGCGCTGCGGCATGTCACGTCGGCGCACGCGATCGTATTCGTCGGGCTGCTGCCGCTCGCCACCGCGACGTTCGGCGTGCTGCGCGGCGGCGAACGCCCACGCGCCGCGTTCTGGCTGTTCTCCTCGCTCGGCAGCGCGGCCGTGGCGGCGTTCGCGCTGCGCCGCGGCCTGCACGCGTCGCCGCTGGGAGACCTGCTGATGCTGGCCGCGATCGTCGCCTGCGGGCTCGGCTATGCGGAAGGCGCGCGGCTGGCGCGCCGGCTCGGCGGCTGGCAGGTGATCTCGTGGGCGCTCGTGCTGTCGCTGCCGGTGATGCTGCCGCTCGCGTTCGCGGCCCGACCCGCCTCGTTCGCCGCAGTCGGCGCGCCGGCCTGGTGGAGCCTCGCCTACGTGTCGCTGTTCAGCATGCTGATCGGCTTCGTGTTCTGGTATCGCGGGCTCGCGCTCGGCGGCATCGCCAGCGTCGGCCAGTTGCAACTGTTGCAGCCGTTCCTCGGGCTGCTGCTCGCCGCATGGCTGCTGCACGAACCGGTGCCGGCCGCGATGGTCGGCGTGACGGCGGCGGTGGTCGGCTGCGTGGCCTGCGCGCGGCGCTTCGCGGCTACCCCGCCCGCGCGCGCGGTGCGCTGAGCGGACATCGGCCGCTCCGGCTCGGCACGCCCCGGCGTGCCGGTGTGCCAGGCCAGCGCCGGAACCGTGACGCCGGGCCGACACGCATGCCGCGCATCGCGGCGCCGCAGTGGTCCGCCGGTGTGCCGTAAGCCGTTGGAAAGATTGCGGGTGGCACCGCGCCATGTCATCAAACTGCCTGAGTCGCGGCGCTAGGATCGGGTGATCGACTCCTTTCACTCCCCTCCCGGCCCGCCATGAACCAATCCGCGTTACCCACCGCAGATGCCGGCCGCTCACGGCGATTCGGCCAGCTGGTCTTTCTCGCCGTGCTCGTCGTCGGCGGCGCGTATGTGCTCACTCATCTGATGGCCGATCTCGCGCCGGTCGGCGAGCCTTCGGTGTTCCCCTACGTGCTGCTCGGCATCGCGCTGCTGATCGCGCTCGGCTTCGAGTTCGTCAACGGCTTCCACGACACGGCCAA
The window above is part of the Burkholderia glumae LMG 2196 = ATCC 33617 genome. Proteins encoded here:
- a CDS encoding LacI family DNA-binding transcriptional regulator, which translates into the protein MVTLAEVARRANVTAATVSNVLRNPQKVKTSTVERVMAAIRELGYRPNLTARALAEGRTPTLALMLSNITNPFYPEFVLAAEREARKRGYYLLVTNTDDDPAITRSYLERIAGTLAAGAIVMNTDLAEAELADLSRHGAAIVLCMWEHLPASHTLPCVTVDFAAAGALAAAHLSELRHRRFGALVGKGSGGPQSVRLRGFVDALLARGHAEGAVTTLSTHDSIEGGYEATMTLLRAHPELTALFATNDLMAIGALQAAADLGRRVPADLSVVGMTDTQLAHQFRPALTTVRFPTPLIAAHAIATALEMIEGELPGASTRVCGTPELVVRESTAVAPARRKAASARRPN
- a CDS encoding PLP-dependent aminotransferase family protein encodes the protein MAALRARIAGRTLGPGARVPSIRAMAENCGVSKSTVVDAYDRLVADGTLAARRGAGFFVAGHAPPFALAEVGPRLDRELDPLWLTRQSLESGGDVLKPGCGWLPASWLPDDGMRRALRAVARDARADLADYGAPRGLPALRQQLGWRLAQHGIDAPPDQILLTDGGTHALDLVCRLLLEPGDTVVVDDPCYFNFQALLRAHRVQLVGVRYTANGPDPAEFARVLAEHRPRLYVTNSALHNPTGAALAPAVAHRVLTLAAEHDVLIVEDDIFADFEAEPAPRLAAFDGLQRVVSIGSFSKTLSAAVRCGYLAARREWIDPLIDLKLATTFGNGGLNPAVVHRLLVDGSYRRHLDGLRARLGDAMGETLRQLGAAGLEVRIRPQAGMFLWAELPAGLDAALVARHALDDGVVLAPGNVFSVSRTATRHLRFNVSQSNRPAVYAALRRAMERAAGRTP
- a CDS encoding ABC transporter ATP-binding protein, giving the protein MTAISLKDVSKRYGDHAPVLRDVNLEIASHEFCVFLGPSGCGKSTLLRMIAGLEEVSEGELRIGGERMNDTPPAERGVAMVFQSYALFPHMTVFDNIGFGLRIAGVPKDEIRRRVTEAARVLQLEALLDRRPKALSGGQRQRVAIGRAIVREPRVFLFDEPLSNLDATLRGQTRVEIARLHARFGQSSSIYVTHDQIEAMTLADKVVLLHAGDDVARFGSIAQVGAPLELYHRPANRFVAGFIGSPRMNFLPAAVESNDPDACRLVLAGTSERLTLRGRALPRGMAAGTPLTVGIRPEHLAIGTGSAPDAPSIVREVALVEQLGEAAYVHLDQPGGTSLLAKLPGQAALRRGERHALQLPVEHCHLFDETGAALPAVQAQPAFA
- a CDS encoding DMT family transporter, with translation MQTSTQGWLNGFLGVVIFSGSLPATRIAVHGFDPVFLTLARAAIAGLPAMLLLAAFRQPRPARADLVPLVIVALGVVVGFPLLTALALRHVTSAHAIVFVGLLPLATATFGVLRGGERPRAAFWLFSSLGSAAVAAFALRRGLHASPLGDLLMLAAIVACGLGYAEGARLARRLGGWQVISWALVLSLPVMLPLAFAARPASFAAVGAPAWWSLAYVSLFSMLIGFVFWYRGLALGGIASVGQLQLLQPFLGLLLAAWLLHEPVPAAMVGVTAAVVGCVACARRFAATPPARAVR